In the genome of Ureibacillus sp. FSL W7-1570, the window GTTCCTGGTCCTGGCTGGTCGTAAATACCGCGTATTTCATCCGCGAATAGCCTAATGTGGCCACAAATAGCGATAACTTGACTTTTCTCCCTTCGATTATCACCTCCCCGACTTCTTTCCAATCGACTTGCATTTGTTCACCAGGAAGCGTTTCATAACGAACAGTGTATTTCTTTTTCGCCGTCTCTCGGAAAGGTTTTATATAGTCCTTTAAAATCGTCTTTCCTCCTGTATAGCCCTGTTGTCGAATTTCGAAAAATAACTTTTCGCTATTGAACACCCCATCCTCTAACATTCGTTTTTGAAGATACTCTTTAAATGGATCTAACTTGCTTTTTCTTTGTTTTCGCTTAGATTTGGAAGGGGGATTGGGGGAGAGAATATATTTTCGAACGGTTTTCCGATCAATCCCCAACTCCCTCGCAATATCGGAAATACTCATTCCCCTTTCATACATCTCTTTGATCATAAAAAATTCCCCTCTCGTAATCACGAACCATAGCTCCTCTCATTGACACTATGGTTCTATTGTAAGTGGGGAATTTTATTCCGGCTATATTGGGGATTTTATCATCGGCTTTAACAATAGTTTGAGGTGCAGTTTTTCTGTGGAAAAAATTTTGTACAAATAAATGAATGGAGAAGAAGGTGCTTTTTTATGAAAAGGTTGTAATCGAAAAGTTGTAATGGAAAAATCAACTAACAGAATATTCCGGATTATTAATATATCGAGCATTTTGCACATTTTTCAACCCAAGAGTCATAAGGTTTTCTAAAGCATAAAAAAGGACTTCACCCCTTATTTGTAGAATTTTGAAGTGACCAAACCACAAAAATCCATAAGGAGGAAGTCACTTTGTATATTCTACAAGAAAGTCTATTTTCCTTTGAAGAATTGCAAATTTTAGAGTCAAAAGAGAAATTACCGATCTTTTTTAGTGCTCTAGATTTGCGTCCTTATGCTAAACAATTGAAAAGTTCTTCACCCCAAGGGGCTGAAGGACATTCCAAAGAAGGGATATTAAGGGCTCTTATCGCTGCCCCATTAGAAGGTATTGATACTTTTACTTCTCTTCACAATCGATTAAAAAATGACCTGCGTTTTCGTTACCAATGTGGTTTAGATATTAGCAGGCCTGCACCATCCATCTCTACTCTTAGCCGAGTATTTTCTTCACTAACCAAAACTGGACTTGTGAAAAGAATCTTTCAAGATCTCGTCCAGTTAGCTCAAGAGGAAGGAGTAATTGATGGAAAACATCAGGCTATCGACAGTGCCGCCATTGATGCTTATGAAAAGAAGCAGCCTAAGAAGCGAAGTGAACAAACAGGCAACGCCAATTGGGGGGCAAAGTTTGATTCCTTCGGTAATAAAATTACTTGGTTTGGCTATAAGATGCATCTTTCCGTTGACACCAAAAGTGAATTACCAATGGCGATTGAAGTAACCCCTGCTCATATCAACGATGGGGATGTCGCACCACAATTAATTGAACAAGTAAAGAGTTGTACAAACTCTAAAATTGATTTCCTGATAATGGATGGTGGGTACGACCAGCTAAAAAACTACGAATCCGCCAAGAACATCGGGGCTCAAGCTATTATTCCACTCAATTTGCGTAATGAAAAGGAGCCTCCCGAAGGAATTGCCTCCAATGGAACCCCACGCTGTTCGATGGGGTACGAAATGACTTATTGGGGCGCCAATAAGGATCAGCTCAAATTCAGATGTCCACACGCAACCGGAAAAGTGGATTGCCCATTAGGAATGGCAGCCTGTTCATCCTCCAACTATGGAATGGTAGTAAAAATTAACGTGAATAAGGATCTTCGCCGGTACTCTAATCCACACCGCGATTCCAAACGTTGGAAAGAACTTTACAATGAGCGAACCAGTGTAGAACGGTGCAATTCAAGAATGAAAAGTTATCTTACAGCGAACTCCCTGCATGTGTGGGGAATCGATAAAGTAAAAACTCATATTTACTTGAACGCCATCGTATTACTGGTTTCAGCTCTCGCAATGGCAAAAGAGAGTAAAAAGCAACAAACCGCTTAAAAAATTTTTAAAGCGAAAAATTCTGCAAGTACGCCCAAAAAAGGACAAACAGAATATTTGTAAACCAAAGATACAAAATGAGGCTGGGACAAAACTAGCTTCTAGATAGGAAAAAGGAGAATTTGAGCCAACTCAAATTCTCCTTTTTCCATTTATCCCCATTATTTTTGGTTAGTTGATCTTTGTTGGCCGTGTATTTTCGTAAATTCACGGCCATTAAGGCAATGCCCATTTCATTTTCCACTTTCGATTTTCCTCGAACGGAAAATCGAGTGAAACGCAAATTAGCCTTCAAGAATCCAAAAACTGGTTCTACGTCTATTTTACGTTGACGGAAAATAGAACCAGCTTTTTCTTCTGAAAGCTTCGCTCTTACATATTCTTTTTGTTGTTCCCATTTTTCATTCACCATGACCTTTCGGTGATTGCCTTCCTTTGCTTTTGTGCATGATGAACGAAATGGACATCCTGAACAGTTTTCACATTCATAGATTTTCAATTCTCGTTTGAAACCAGTCTTATCTGTACGTACAGAACGATAACGGAAGGTTACTCGCTGCTGATTTGGACAAATGTAGGTATCACTTTCTTCGTCGTACATCCAATTGTCTGGATGAAATGGATTTTGTTTATATTTCTTCTTTTGTTCTTTCTCATACATGGTATATGGAATGAGTGCCTCACATTTTCGATTCGAAAGGATGTCTTCATAGTTTTGTTCACTACCATAACCAGCATCTGCGACAATATATTTTGGCAATGGAAAATAATGCTTCTCAATCTCATTCAAGAACGGAATCAATGTACGTGTATCAGTAGGATTTGGAAAGATGCTATAAGCTAGTGCGTATTGACCTTCTGTTGCGATTTGTACGTTGTATCCAGCCTTCAATTGACCGTTTTTCATATAGTCGTCTTTCATTCGCATGAACGTCGCATCTAAGTCTGTTTTGGAATAACTATTCCGTTCACCCAAGATTTCGAAGTCTTTTTGATACTTTTGTTTACGTAAAATCAAGTCAATCAACTGTTTGTACACTCGCTTCGGATATTTCCGTTCGCTTCTTAATGCTTTTCGTTCTGTGGCATCGGGCGATGCTTCTATCTTTTGGTCATATTCCGTAATCACTTCATCGACTTGTTGCACCATTTGAGCGAGTTCTTCAACGGACAGTTCTCCCTCATTTTCCCGCTCCATTTCAGGGATGATTTCCTTCTCTAACAGTTCGTTGTAGAGCTGATTGGATTTTTCAATTAAGCTTTGGTTGTATTTTTCAATGGATTTCTTCCATACGAAAGTAAATTTATTGGCATTCGCTTCAATCTTCGTACCATCGATAAAAATGGCTTCTTGATCGATTAACTTTTCTTCCACCAGTTGGCAACGGAATTGGACAAAACATTGACGAATTAATTCTTTTACTTCCGGATGCACACGAAAACGATTGATCGTCCGATAACTTGGTTCATATCCTTGTGCCAACCACATCATTCGTATACTGTCCTTTAATAGCGCTTCAATTTTTCGACCTGAAAAGACAGACTGCGAATAGGCACACAAAATAATTTTTAGCATCATGCGTGGATGATAAGCAGGACAACCTGTATTTCGAAGAAACGGCTGGAAGGCTTCATCTGGAATACTTTCAACTAAATGGTGAATGTGGAAGGCAATATCATTTTCTTGTAATTTTATTTCTAAATCTAGAGGCAAAACTAATTGATTCATGTTATAATATTTGAACATAAGGACCCTTCTTTCTGTTAGGTTTTGTGTGCTAACTTAATTTTAACAGAAGAGGTCCTTATTTTTTATTGAAAAAATGAAAAACAGCCCATGAAATTTTGGAATGAAATTTCATGGGCTGTTTCCATTTTAGAGGGGGTTTTGTCCCAGCCTCTTCTTTTAAAACTCTTTTTAATAAAAATCTAATTTTGCAAAACTCTCAAAATTAGATTATCTCTCAAAAAATCTTCTATTAATTAGTTCTTAAACATACAAAAAGACCGTCAAAGTGACGATCTCATAGTATCCCATTTCCTTCTTTCTATTTATTTATTACTAAAATCTATCTCATAATACCTTTGGGAAGTCTAAAATTTTTTTGATTGATTCAATAAGATTTTTCCCATTGTTCATGTAACTTGTTTTTATAGTATATCCATCCATACTTTAATAGCTGTACCGATAATGAGAATCGCTAGAATCCACTTCAAAATAGAAGTGTTCATTTTTTTACCAACCTTCACTCCTAAAGGTGAAGCAATGATACTTGCGACAATCATAATAATGGCTGGCAAGTAATCTACTTGCCCTGTTGATAGTTTCCCTACTGCACTTCCTATCGATGAAATAAACGTAACAGCTAAACTTGTTGCAATGGTCATGCGAGTTGGTATTTTTAATACGACAAGCATTATCGGTACAAGGAGGAAACCACCGGCTGCTCCAACAATCCCTGAACCAATTCCCACTATGAGAGATAAAATCGTTGCAAGTAGTTTATTGAAAGTGACTTGTTCTAACGGGATATCATCAATTTGCTTCTTTGGAATAAACATCATAATTCCGGCGATTAACGCCAAGATTCCGTATACAATGTTAACACCTTGTTCCGAAAAATAGGATGAACCAAAACTTCCGATGATACTTCCTATTAAAATTCCACTTCCCATATAGAAAATAAGGGATTTATTTAAAAAGTTACCTTTTCGATATGCCCAAACACCAGCAAGAGAAGCAAAGAATACTTGTACAGCACTTATCCCAGATACCTCATGAGCTGTAAATGCGGTAAAGCCTAATAAAGAAGGGATATACAAAAGCATTGGATATTTAATAATCGATCCACCAATTCCAACCATCCCTGAGATAAATGACCCAACAAATCCTATTGCAAATATGGTTAGAATCCAAGCAATGTCCATGTTGATACCTTCTTTCCAGAAGAGGTGACACCCTCTCCCGAATGTCACCTCTCCTCTTTATCGATTCGTTATCCCTTTTTAATAATGAATTTGATTACATCCGCTTCAATCGATTGATCTAATATTTCATGTCCACTTGATTTAGCCCAAGCAGGAAAGTCAGATAGTGCGCCTTTGTCTGTCACATGCACTTCTAACACTTGACCTGTCGCTAACGTATCCATTGCTTTTTTTGCCCGTACAATCGGGAGTGGACAAGATAATCCTTTTGCATCTAACACTTGATTGACTTCCATTTCAAACGCTCCTTTTTAATTCTCATTAAAAAGGGGGAGTTTATCATTCTCCCCACCTGTTTCATAATTAACGTACCGCACAACGGTTTGGACCGATTTCCATTTCCATTTGTTCTTCTTCGTCTGGTGTCAATTTCCCCATATTTACTTGACGAATTTCTTGGTATGCATTTGGTTGTGGTGGCAAGTTTTCTGTTACTGTCTTACGGAATTCTTCTTCACTTTCAATATTTAAACCATGGTTTTCCGCAAATAGATTCCCTAAACGTTTTGCAACTGTTCCATCTTCATTCAACTCATCAATAATCATGAAGTGTGCAGGCAATACAATTAAATCTTCCGCTAACTCACGATAACGGCGATAAAGCGTTTCACGAAGATCGCCTACCCAATCCTCAGCACGTCCTGCTAAGTCAGGTCGACCGATGGAATCAATGAATAAAATATCTCCTGTTAATAAATACTTGTTATCTACGATGAAGGAAGTTGAACCAATTGTATGACCTGGTGAATACAGAGCGCCTACTTCAATTTTGGAATTCCCAACCTTCACTGTTAAACCATCTTCCAATGGATTATATTCATAAACCACCTCATCTGCATCTTTTGGTGGTAAATAATATTTCGCCCCTGTTTCCTTTGCAATATGGCGTCCTCCGGAGATGTGGTCCGCATGTAAGTGTGTATCAAATACGTGGGTAATTTCCACATTTTTTTCTTTCGCAAAGTTGATGAACACATCTTTAAAACGAACTGCGTCAATAATGGCAGCTTCACCATCAGAAATGACCATATAAGATAAGCAGCCTTTCCCTAGACGAACAAATTGATACAGTTCACCTCCATTAGTCAAATCACCTACTTTAATTGGCTCGAGGTAAGAGCTCCAAGCTTTCATACCCCCCTCAAGGTAGTACACATCGTATCCTGCATCTGAAAGCATTTCCGCAACCATGACAGAAGAGCCCTCTTTCGCACAAACAACTAAAATATCTTGATCGGACGGTAATTTTGGAAGAATTTTTTCCACACCATCTAATAATTCAAAGTAAGGCACATTTAAATATTCAAATCGGTGTCCTTCAATTTTCCAATCTTCAAAATTATCTCTGTTTCGTACATCTAAAATAAATAATGGTTGATTTTCGATTACTTTACGAGCTACTTGTGCTGATGTCATTTTTTGAACTGCCATTCCACTTACCCCCTGCAGGTATATTTTTGTGATATGAAGTGGAAGAGTAATCCTTTCCACTAAAGAATGGAATAAAACAAATGATTAAAACGTTAATGTTGGTGCAGCATCTTTTGCAAACTCAAGGAATGTAACTGCGCCACCTACATCAATTCCATCAATAAAGTCTTCTTTCGTTAAATTCATAACATCCATTGTCATTTGACAAGCGATTAATTTTACTCCCATCTCTTTTGCCATTTCTACTAATTCCGGAATACTTGGAACATTTGCTTTCGCAAATCCTTCTGCATAATGTTCTTTTCCTTCTGGAAGTGGCAATTGTTTCATCGCTTCTTTATGAATCAAGTTCAGACCCTCAAATGTAAAGAAGATTGCTACTTCTTTCTCTGTAGCAGCTGCTGCCGTTGCGATATTAAATACCTTATATGCATCAAATAATCCACCATTACTTGCAATAATTGCAACTTTATTAGACATTTTTCAAACCCCTCCGAATTTATAATTTTTTTATTAAATCGCCTTTCCAAGCACTCATTCCTGGTAAGACGTTATAAACTTTTGTAAAACCTTTTTCTACTAATTTTTGAGCAGCTAAATCACTGCGTGTACCTGTTCGACAAATGACATAGATTTCCTTGTCTTTGTCTAATTCATCTAAACGGTCTTCTAATTCCCCCATTGGAATGGATATGGAACCTTCAATATGACCAAAAGCGTATTCCGCTTCTTCTCGAACATCTAGAAGAATTCCGCCATTTTTCACTCGACTCAGAACTTCATCATTCGAGATTGTATGTTCAAATTTCTTTTCAACAACTTGCTCATTACATTTACGAATGTAATGAAACAGCACGCCATTTTCTTCAAACATACCGATATATTGATGTCCAACACTGTCACACCATGCTTTTAAGTCGGCAATTGAACCTTTATCGGTCGCTTTCACTTCTAATACTTGGCCTTCCTCGATACCTTCCATTGCCTTTTTCGTCTTCACAATCGGCATTGGACATGAAAGCCCCGTACAATCTAACTGTACATGTGCCTTTATCGACATCTCAAAACCTCCAAATACCTAATAGGGTATTTTATTTTAGAAAAATTTTTTGTTGAATATAAAATCAAAAATTTGCCGTCATGGAATCTTTTTTCTTCATGTATGGATAAATATTTTATTACAGAAATTGTTTTTTCTTCTAATTTTGAATAGAACTCCAACACAAATTAGAGCAAAACTTGAATTGACAGCAATACATTATCTTAAGATAGATGATTTGAAACCTCCTTTTCCCTTTCTTTGTTACTCTAACGATATCATATACCCATTAGGGTATAATGTCAACGCTTAAATATTATTTTTACTGTTTTTAAAAGATTAACTAAAATTTCCAATACTTTTGTACAATTCCGTAAAGGAAATGTAGCCCTTAAAAGAAGGGAATTCTCTATTCAAGTCGTAAAATTGTTGATGGTAATTAATTTTTGTAGTGTTTGGCAATTAAGGTTATGCATAAATTTTTGCATATTTGACGCTTTACATGGTGGTGGGCATGATAGGCTACTTTGCCTTGCAAAGTCCAAATATAATTATGGCTTGCCCCCTTTGTGTAACCGTCAAGTAGAATTAAACAATTTTCCACAAATAATTTTAAACAGTTTTCTACAATTAAGATTCAACAGTTTGCTAAATTAAAATAATACCTTTCTGTATTTCATACGAATGCTATCCGTTTCGTTATCGAAAGTGATAATTTCACTCCTATGTAATAAACGGTCAAGTATAGCTGTTGTTAAAGTAGGATCACCAAGAAATTTTCCCCATTCATTTGGCCCTTTATTAGAGGTTAGAATGAATGCTGCTTTATCATATAAATCATAGATAAACTGGAAAAATAGATTGGCTTCCTGAGTCTCGTAAGTCATGTACATGACATCATCAATAATAATTAAATCCGAAGCTATAATACGTTTGTAGCGTATTTTAGATTTATTGATATATTCTTTTGTTTTTAAAATATACATAAGCTGATTCATGGAGACAAAGGATACTTTGTATCCTCTCAGCTTGTAGACAAAGTCCCTAACTAGGGGCCAAATCTACAGGCTTTTTTGTATAATAGGGATAGAATTCTTGGTTAACGGGGGAAATTTAGGATGTTATCGAAGCGTACTGACAATAATCGAAATCAATTGGAAATGGTGGCTCTTGATCAATTGGTTCCAGAAGATCATTTGGTAAGGAAGATTGAACAAGCCATAGACTTTGATTTTATTTACGATCTTGTCAAAGATACCTATTGCCTAGATAACGGAAGGCCTAGTATTGATCCTGTTGTGCTCATTAAAATGGTCTTTGTGCAGTATTTATTTGGTATTCGATCCATGCGTCAAACGATCAAAGAAATTGAAACCAACGTGGCGTATCGATGGTTCTTAGGATATGGTTTCACAGAGAAAATTCCTCATTTTTCAACGTTCGGCAAGAATTATGTTCGTCGTTTTCAAGGTACTGATTTATTTGAACAGATTTTTTATCGTATTTTAAAAGAAGCGATGAATAAAGGATTAGTGGATGCATCTGTTGCCTTTATTGATTCAACACATGTCAAAGCGAGCGCCAATAAAAAGAAGTTCGATAAGAAAATTGTCCGGGCAGAAACAAAAAGCTATCAAGCGCAATTAGAGTTAGAGATTAACCAAGACCGTGAAAACCATGGAAAAAAGCCCTTTCCCCCGAAAGAGAATGAAGAAACCAAGGAAATAAAGGTCAGTACAACCGATCCTGATAGTGGCTATTACGTAAAAGATGAACGGGAAAAGATGTTTGCCTATTCTTTTCATACCGCCTGTGATGCAAAAGGCTTTGTCTTAGCTACCAAGGTAACGGGAGCGAATATTCATGATAGTCAGGTGTTTGGTCAATTACTCGAACAAGTCATCGAAAAAGTAGGCAAACCAACTGCAGTAGCCGTAGATGCCGGATACAAAACCCCAGCGAATGCGAAAAGTCTATTGGATAAAGAGATTCGTCCAGTCATGCCATATACAAGGCC includes:
- a CDS encoding ATP-binding protein is translated as MWPLVRDFVYKLRGYKVSFVSMNQLMYILKTKEYINKSKIRYKRIIASDLIIIDDVMYMTYETQEANLFFQFIYDLYDKAAFILTSNKGPNEWGKFLGDPTLTTAILDRLLHRSEIITFDNETDSIRMKYRKVLF
- a CDS encoding DsrE/DsrF/DrsH-like family protein, producing MSNKVAIIASNGGLFDAYKVFNIATAAAATEKEVAIFFTFEGLNLIHKEAMKQLPLPEGKEHYAEGFAKANVPSIPELVEMAKEMGVKLIACQMTMDVMNLTKEDFIDGIDVGGAVTFLEFAKDAAPTLTF
- a CDS encoding MBL fold metallo-hydrolase; this encodes MAVQKMTSAQVARKVIENQPLFILDVRNRDNFEDWKIEGHRFEYLNVPYFELLDGVEKILPKLPSDQDILVVCAKEGSSVMVAEMLSDAGYDVYYLEGGMKAWSSYLEPIKVGDLTNGGELYQFVRLGKGCLSYMVISDGEAAIIDAVRFKDVFINFAKEKNVEITHVFDTHLHADHISGGRHIAKETGAKYYLPPKDADEVVYEYNPLEDGLTVKVGNSKIEVGALYSPGHTIGSTSFIVDNKYLLTGDILFIDSIGRPDLAGRAEDWVGDLRETLYRRYRELAEDLIVLPAHFMIIDELNEDGTVAKRLGNLFAENHGLNIESEEEFRKTVTENLPPQPNAYQEIRQVNMGKLTPDEEEQMEMEIGPNRCAVR
- a CDS encoding sulfurtransferase TusA family protein; protein product: MEVNQVLDAKGLSCPLPIVRAKKAMDTLATGQVLEVHVTDKGALSDFPAWAKSSGHEILDQSIEADVIKFIIKKG
- a CDS encoding IS1182 family transposase; translated protein: MLSKRTDNNRNQLEMVALDQLVPEDHLVRKIEQAIDFDFIYDLVKDTYCLDNGRPSIDPVVLIKMVFVQYLFGIRSMRQTIKEIETNVAYRWFLGYGFTEKIPHFSTFGKNYVRRFQGTDLFEQIFYRILKEAMNKGLVDASVAFIDSTHVKASANKKKFDKKIVRAETKSYQAQLELEINQDRENHGKKPFPPKENEETKEIKVSTTDPDSGYYVKDEREKMFAYSFHTACDAKGFVLATKVTGANIHDSQVFGQLLEQVIEKVGKPTAVAVDAGYKTPANAKSLLDKEIRPVMPYTRPRTKDGFFKKYEYVYDEHYDCYICPNNQTLEYRTTTREGYRQYASKPEICKTCPFLEKCTQSKDHTKFIHRHIWEHYVEEVDHLRHTEINRNIYDKRKETIERVFADGKEKHGMRWTTLRGLEKLSMQAMLTFAAMNLKKMANWTWKRPCPA
- a CDS encoding IS1182 family transposase, with product MFKYYNMNQLVLPLDLEIKLQENDIAFHIHHLVESIPDEAFQPFLRNTGCPAYHPRMMLKIILCAYSQSVFSGRKIEALLKDSIRMMWLAQGYEPSYRTINRFRVHPEVKELIRQCFVQFRCQLVEEKLIDQEAIFIDGTKIEANANKFTFVWKKSIEKYNQSLIEKSNQLYNELLEKEIIPEMERENEGELSVEELAQMVQQVDEVITEYDQKIEASPDATERKALRSERKYPKRVYKQLIDLILRKQKYQKDFEILGERNSYSKTDLDATFMRMKDDYMKNGQLKAGYNVQIATEGQYALAYSIFPNPTDTRTLIPFLNEIEKHYFPLPKYIVADAGYGSEQNYEDILSNRKCEALIPYTMYEKEQKKKYKQNPFHPDNWMYDEESDTYICPNQQRVTFRYRSVRTDKTGFKRELKIYECENCSGCPFRSSCTKAKEGNHRKVMVNEKWEQQKEYVRAKLSEEKAGSIFRQRKIDVEPVFGFLKANLRFTRFSVRGKSKVENEMGIALMAVNLRKYTANKDQLTKNNGDKWKKENLSWLKFSFFLSRS
- a CDS encoding transposase, translated to MYILQESLFSFEELQILESKEKLPIFFSALDLRPYAKQLKSSSPQGAEGHSKEGILRALIAAPLEGIDTFTSLHNRLKNDLRFRYQCGLDISRPAPSISTLSRVFSSLTKTGLVKRIFQDLVQLAQEEGVIDGKHQAIDSAAIDAYEKKQPKKRSEQTGNANWGAKFDSFGNKITWFGYKMHLSVDTKSELPMAIEVTPAHINDGDVAPQLIEQVKSCTNSKIDFLIMDGGYDQLKNYESAKNIGAQAIIPLNLRNEKEPPEGIASNGTPRCSMGYEMTYWGANKDQLKFRCPHATGKVDCPLGMAACSSSNYGMVVKINVNKDLRRYSNPHRDSKRWKELYNERTSVERCNSRMKSYLTANSLHVWGIDKVKTHIYLNAIVLLVSALAMAKESKKQQTA
- a CDS encoding sulfurtransferase TusA family protein, whose translation is MSIKAHVQLDCTGLSCPMPIVKTKKAMEGIEEGQVLEVKATDKGSIADLKAWCDSVGHQYIGMFEENGVLFHYIRKCNEQVVEKKFEHTISNDEVLSRVKNGGILLDVREEAEYAFGHIEGSISIPMGELEDRLDELDKDKEIYVICRTGTRSDLAAQKLVEKGFTKVYNVLPGMSAWKGDLIKKL
- a CDS encoding sulfite exporter TauE/SafE family protein; this translates as MDIAWILTIFAIGFVGSFISGMVGIGGSIIKYPMLLYIPSLLGFTAFTAHEVSGISAVQVFFASLAGVWAYRKGNFLNKSLIFYMGSGILIGSIIGSFGSSYFSEQGVNIVYGILALIAGIMMFIPKKQIDDIPLEQVTFNKLLATILSLIVGIGSGIVGAAGGFLLVPIMLVVLKIPTRMTIATSLAVTFISSIGSAVGKLSTGQVDYLPAIIMIVASIIASPLGVKVGKKMNTSILKWILAILIIGTAIKVWMDIL